In a genomic window of Candidatus Methylomirabilis tolerans:
- a CDS encoding TatD family hydrolase, giving the protein MFIDTHSHIQMREFESDRAAVLTRAEAAGIGLMLAVGYHLEASRLAVEAAQRYPHVYASVGIHPHDAKQFDDAADETLRAFAKQPKVVAIGEAGLDFFRDRSPRAVQVEVFRRQIRLARELDLPLIVHDRDAHHETMQILEAERAERVVLHCFSGDLTMAEEAWRRGYYVSIAGPVTYPKNEALREVVRKAKTDRLLLETDCPYLPPQAFRGQRNEPAHLLHTAQEIANLLDMPLTELGHLTTENAHRLFRLPPLE; this is encoded by the coding sequence ATGTTTATCGATACGCATAGCCACATCCAGATGCGGGAGTTCGAGTCCGACAGAGCCGCGGTGCTCACGCGGGCCGAGGCTGCAGGGATCGGCCTGATGCTCGCGGTCGGGTATCACCTTGAGGCGAGCCGTTTGGCGGTAGAGGCCGCACAACGCTACCCGCACGTCTACGCCAGTGTCGGCATCCATCCCCACGATGCCAAACAGTTCGATGATGCGGCTGACGAGACCCTTCGTGCCTTTGCCAAGCAGCCCAAGGTGGTGGCCATCGGCGAGGCCGGCCTTGACTTCTTTCGCGATCGCTCCCCTCGTGCTGTGCAGGTCGAGGTGTTTCGCCGTCAGATCCGCCTAGCCAGGGAACTCGACCTGCCGCTCATTGTTCATGATCGTGATGCCCATCACGAGACAATGCAGATTCTGGAGGCAGAAAGGGCCGAGCGCGTGGTCCTGCACTGCTTCTCCGGGGATCTCACCATGGCTGAAGAGGCTTGGCGGAGAGGCTACTACGTCTCCATCGCCGGTCCGGTGACCTATCCCAAGAACGAGGCTCTCCGCGAGGTCGTGCGGAAGGCCAAAACGGATCGCCTCCTCTTAGAGACCGACTGCCCCTATCTCCCGCCCCAAGCGTTCCGAGGCCAACGGAACGAGCCGGCCCATCTCCTGCACACGGCGCAAGAGATCGCCAACCTTCTTGATATGCCGCTCACCGAGCTTGGTCACCTCACCACCGAAAATGCCCACCGCCTGTTCCGACTCCCTCCATTGGAATGA
- the metG gene encoding methionine--tRNA ligase — protein sequence MSNETFYLTTPIYYVNATPHLGHAYTTILVDTMTRFQRRRLEPEHVYFLTGTDEHGDKIVQAAAQAGESPQAYTDRISGIFQETWKRLGLTPNQFIRTTSEPHKRAVQRFLQQIYDAGDIYFGEYGGQYCFGCERFYTEKELQDGRCPDHQTTPTFIKEQNYFFRMGKYQDWLIDHIHCHPDFIRPERFRNEVLSFLKDPLEDLCISRPRTRLEWGIPLPFDDQYVTYVWFDALINYISALGWPDGEAFRRFWPNAQHLIAKDILKPHAIYWPIMLKAAGLLPYRHLNVHGYWKIEEAKMSKSRGSVVRPLDLADKYGVEAFRYFVLREMTFGLDASFNEEALVARLNADLANDLGNLYSRVLKLIQRYYDGRISELPGEGGLVDPTRVAIAEVTAATERFAFSEALAAIWNLVSATNKYLVTNEPWKQDPGDVRTKAVLFSAAETLRAIAVLLWPFLPQTAERMFRGLGISEPITSIRIEEAFSSPQHLGPRQWRVGEVEPLFPRIEAATAKPVPVKTEPTAAQESVADLIAIEEFRRIDLRVAEVIEAAAIPGSKKLVKLRVRLQDEERTVVAGLKEHYPPESWEGKRIILVANLKPTKLMGIASQGMVLAAEDESGRIVLLTPEAPIASGAKVR from the coding sequence ATGAGTAACGAGACCTTCTACCTGACCACCCCGATCTACTATGTCAACGCCACCCCGCATCTGGGACACGCCTACACCACTATCCTGGTCGATACGATGACCCGCTTCCAGAGACGTCGGCTGGAACCTGAGCACGTCTACTTCCTGACCGGTACGGATGAGCACGGCGATAAGATCGTCCAGGCGGCCGCGCAGGCCGGCGAGAGCCCGCAAGCCTATACCGATCGAATCAGCGGCATCTTTCAGGAGACATGGAAGCGGCTGGGGCTTACGCCGAACCAGTTTATTCGCACGACCAGTGAACCTCACAAGCGCGCCGTACAGCGGTTTCTGCAGCAGATCTACGATGCCGGGGATATCTATTTCGGAGAGTACGGCGGCCAGTACTGCTTTGGTTGTGAACGGTTCTACACCGAGAAGGAACTTCAGGACGGCCGATGCCCCGATCATCAGACGACCCCGACCTTTATCAAGGAGCAGAACTACTTCTTCCGGATGGGGAAGTACCAGGATTGGCTGATCGACCACATCCATTGCCATCCCGACTTCATCCGACCGGAGCGCTTCAGGAACGAGGTCCTCTCCTTTCTGAAGGACCCGCTGGAGGATCTCTGTATCTCACGGCCTCGGACTCGCCTTGAGTGGGGGATCCCGCTCCCCTTTGACGACCAGTATGTCACCTATGTCTGGTTCGATGCCCTCATTAACTACATTTCGGCCCTGGGCTGGCCCGATGGCGAGGCGTTCCGACGTTTCTGGCCAAACGCCCAGCATCTGATCGCCAAGGATATCCTGAAACCGCACGCAATCTACTGGCCGATCATGCTGAAGGCGGCCGGACTGCTGCCGTATCGCCACCTGAACGTCCACGGCTACTGGAAGATCGAAGAGGCCAAGATGTCCAAGAGCCGGGGCTCGGTCGTCCGCCCGCTCGATCTGGCCGATAAATACGGCGTCGAAGCCTTCCGCTACTTTGTGCTGCGAGAGATGACGTTCGGCTTAGATGCGAGCTTTAATGAGGAGGCGCTCGTAGCCCGACTGAACGCGGATCTGGCCAATGATCTGGGGAATCTCTATAGCCGTGTCCTGAAGCTGATCCAACGGTACTACGACGGCAGGATTTCCGAATTGCCCGGTGAAGGAGGACTGGTTGATCCTACGCGGGTTGCGATCGCGGAAGTAACAGCCGCCACGGAACGGTTTGCGTTCAGCGAGGCGCTGGCGGCCATCTGGAACCTGGTTTCGGCTACGAACAAATACCTGGTCACCAACGAACCGTGGAAGCAGGATCCAGGTGATGTCCGCACGAAAGCGGTCCTGTTCAGCGCAGCCGAGACCCTCCGCGCGATCGCTGTTCTCCTGTGGCCGTTTCTTCCCCAGACCGCAGAACGGATGTTTCGGGGTCTGGGTATCTCAGAACCGATCACATCGATTCGCATTGAGGAGGCGTTTTCATCGCCCCAGCATCTCGGACCACGACAGTGGCGAGTCGGCGAGGTGGAGCCCCTCTTCCCCCGTATCGAGGCGGCTACCGCAAAGCCAGTACCAGTCAAAACGGAACCGACTGCCGCTCAAGAGTCTGTGGCCGATCTGATCGCCATCGAGGAGTTCCGGCGCATCGATCTGCGCGTCGCGGAGGTGATTGAGGCGGCCGCGATCCCCGGCTCGAAGAAGCTGGTCAAACTGCGGGTGAGGCTTCAGGACGAGGAGCGGACCGTCGTAGCCGGCCTGAAGGAGCACTATCCGCCGGAAAGCTGGGAAGGGAAGCGCATTATCCTGGTGGCGAACCTGAAGCCCACCAAGCTGATGGGGATCGCGTCTCAGGGGATGGTGCTGGCTGCCGAAGATGAGTCAGGTCGAATTGTGCTGCTCACACCGGAGGCGCCGATCGCCTCTGGGGCCAAGGTCCGCTAG
- a CDS encoding stage 0 sporulation protein: MKTARISLGETEYQEQHYDPRGLNVQPGDQVVVETKWGQGLARVFATFPVFPDHKATGPLPAVLRLATTRDRANEERVRRLESDGKAFCLRKITERKLLMKLVDVKASFDRSRVTFYFYADERIDFRELVKELAQQLHTRIEMRQIRARDVASKLGCVGPCGRELCCKTFLKEYEPISVRMAKDQGLPLNPGKLAGMCGRLKCCLRYEHSMYEEMKRRLPKVGSPVEVPEGVGIVKARNILAESIVVELEDSRQITAKAADLIHIGPPLDDQSPRSGCGGGGCSSGGYGAGPAAGSR; encoded by the coding sequence ATGAAAACGGCGCGCATCAGCCTGGGAGAGACCGAATACCAGGAACAACACTATGATCCGCGTGGGCTGAACGTGCAGCCTGGCGATCAGGTAGTGGTCGAGACCAAGTGGGGACAGGGGTTGGCCAGGGTGTTTGCCACCTTTCCGGTGTTTCCCGATCACAAAGCCACAGGACCACTTCCGGCTGTTCTTCGTTTGGCAACGACGCGAGATCGCGCGAATGAGGAACGGGTCAGACGCCTGGAATCAGATGGGAAAGCTTTCTGCTTGCGGAAGATTACGGAACGCAAGCTACTGATGAAACTGGTGGATGTCAAGGCGAGCTTCGACCGGAGCAGGGTCACCTTCTATTTCTATGCTGACGAGCGAATCGATTTCCGCGAGTTGGTGAAGGAGCTGGCCCAGCAACTCCACACCCGTATCGAGATGCGGCAGATCCGGGCCAGAGATGTGGCCAGCAAGTTGGGCTGTGTCGGCCCGTGCGGCCGGGAACTTTGCTGCAAGACCTTTCTGAAGGAGTATGAGCCGATCTCGGTCCGGATGGCCAAAGACCAGGGTCTCCCCCTAAATCCTGGCAAGCTGGCAGGGATGTGTGGACGGCTGAAGTGCTGTCTTCGTTACGAGCACTCAATGTACGAAGAGATGAAGCGGCGCTTGCCCAAGGTTGGTTCCCCGGTCGAGGTGCCTGAGGGGGTGGGGATTGTGAAGGCGAGGAATATCCTGGCTGAATCGATAGTGGTTGAACTGGAAGACAGCCGGCAGATCACTGCGAAGGCGGCCGACCTGATTCATATCGGCCCTCCCCTCGACGATCAGTCGCCCAGGAGCGGTTGCGGGGGCGGAGGCTGCAGCAGTGGCGGCTACGGGGCTGGTCCTGCCGCCGGATCACGATAA
- the holB gene encoding DNA polymerase III subunit delta', with protein MPFRDQIGQARAIRFLHRALTTERIAHAYLFTGPAGVGKRATALAFAQALNCERGTKYVPPTHPSPSEGGGMGCNVQGAGFNDGCGDCRVCRNIANGLHPDVQVIEPDGATVKIEQIRTLEADAALVPYEAKWKIFILDRAERMTEQAANALLKTLEEPARGTVFILLASTVSALLPTIVSRCQAVTFSPLPNGQIEALLIEKGIAPSRARLIASLSRGSIERALSPEVASLPAARDLLLEGLRQGFQDGPAALVELAEKLAKDREKLQQHLEVLAAWLRDLMVVKASGRRDWLVNDDRGEEVARRAEGLTLEAILDGLRTVHAMMDNLARNANPRLALEDLLLRLREAIPSGLLPVSA; from the coding sequence ATGCCGTTTCGTGACCAAATTGGACAGGCGCGAGCCATTCGGTTCCTTCACCGGGCGCTCACGACCGAGCGGATCGCCCACGCCTATCTCTTCACCGGGCCGGCAGGGGTGGGCAAACGAGCCACCGCCCTCGCCTTCGCCCAGGCGCTCAACTGCGAACGAGGCACAAAGTACGTCCCCCCCACCCATCCCTCCCCCTCGGAGGGAGGAGGGATGGGGTGTAATGTGCAGGGCGCGGGGTTCAACGATGGGTGTGGGGACTGCCGCGTCTGCCGCAACATCGCCAACGGACTACATCCGGACGTACAGGTGATCGAGCCGGACGGTGCAACAGTAAAGATTGAACAAATCCGGACCCTTGAGGCCGATGCGGCTCTGGTTCCATACGAGGCAAAGTGGAAGATATTTATCCTCGATAGGGCGGAGAGGATGACGGAGCAGGCCGCCAATGCCCTCCTGAAGACATTGGAAGAACCGGCGAGAGGGACCGTGTTCATTCTCCTGGCTAGTACGGTGTCTGCTCTGCTCCCCACGATTGTCTCTCGATGCCAAGCCGTCACTTTCTCCCCGCTTCCGAATGGGCAGATCGAGGCCCTTTTGATCGAGAAGGGGATAGCGCCGTCGCGGGCACGGCTGATCGCCTCTTTGAGCCGGGGTAGTATCGAGCGTGCCCTTAGTCCCGAGGTGGCGTCTCTGCCGGCAGCGAGGGATCTGTTGCTGGAAGGGCTTCGGCAAGGGTTTCAGGATGGACCCGCCGCTCTCGTTGAACTGGCCGAGAAGCTGGCGAAAGATCGGGAAAAGCTTCAACAACATTTGGAGGTTCTAGCGGCCTGGCTGCGCGATCTTATGGTTGTGAAGGCATCCGGGCGGAGGGATTGGCTTGTGAACGACGATCGCGGTGAGGAGGTCGCCCGTCGGGCGGAGGGTCTAACTTTGGAGGCGATCCTGGACGGACTTCGCACGGTCCACGCCATGATGGACAACCTTGCCCGCAACGCGAATCCGCGCCTGGCGCTGGAGGATCTGTTGCTTCGGCTGCGCGAGGCGATCCCATCCGGCCTGTTACCGGTGTCCGCATGA
- the tmk gene encoding dTMP kinase, which translates to MSGLFITFEGGEGSGKTTQLKLLANRIRVSGKEVIDTQDPGGTATGKEIRTLLLHSPLTTCGDRSGPGPIAVTTELLLYEASRAQLVREVITPALARGAIVLCDRFTDSTLAYQGCGRGIDPHLIRRLNRFSADELVPDLTILLDLDPRIGLTRCRGGVDADASTRLGAGPSCWDRIEAEPLDFHQRIREGYVTLAREDPGRIAVIDAGLGVTEIEMIVWNQFLHLQGRRGHAVS; encoded by the coding sequence ATGAGCGGCCTGTTTATCACCTTTGAGGGGGGTGAAGGATCCGGGAAGACGACCCAGCTTAAGCTGCTGGCCAATCGAATTCGTGTTTCCGGCAAGGAGGTTATCGATACCCAAGATCCCGGCGGGACTGCCACTGGAAAGGAGATCCGAACGCTCCTGCTCCACTCCCCGCTTACGACATGCGGGGACAGATCTGGACCAGGTCCCATTGCAGTGACCACGGAGTTACTGCTGTATGAGGCCAGCCGCGCGCAGCTTGTCCGGGAGGTGATCACCCCTGCCCTCGCACGAGGAGCAATAGTGCTCTGTGACCGTTTTACCGATTCCACGCTGGCATACCAGGGATGTGGAAGAGGCATCGATCCTCACCTGATACGGCGGTTGAACCGATTCAGCGCTGACGAACTTGTCCCGGATCTGACCATCCTGTTGGACCTCGACCCGAGAATCGGATTGACACGGTGCAGAGGCGGTGTTGACGCCGATGCGTCAACGAGGCTCGGTGCAGGGCCGTCATGTTGGGATAGGATAGAGGCCGAGCCGCTTGACTTTCACCAGCGGATCAGAGAGGGGTACGTTACCTTGGCGCGCGAAGACCCGGGGCGAATTGCCGTGATCGATGCCGGCCTGGGTGTGACCGAGATCGAGATGATCGTGTGGAATCAGTTCCTTCATCTTCAGGGACGGCGCGGTCATGCCGTTTCGTGA
- the selA gene encoding L-seryl-tRNA(Sec) selenium transferase has translation MESRTRLLLRQLPSVDELLQEPSIRVMVQTLPRWAVVDAIREVLERRRRTIATGQSESAPEDPLSRTALIIETQQIALRLHRPALRRLINATGVVIHTNLGRAPLAEVAVERIVEVARGYSNLEYDIERGDRGSRQAHVERLLCRLTEAEAALAVNNNAAAVLLAINTLAEGKDVIVSRGELVEIGDSFRIPDIMRRAGGILREVGTTNRTYLRDYEDAIGTTSAMLLKVHTSNFRIQGFASQVPIAELVSLGEKAGLPVVEDVGSGALIDLSQIGLSREPMPSESIRVGADLVTFSGDKLLGGPQAGLIVGKRLLVEKLRRNPLARAVRIDKLTLAALEATLRLYLDEGQAFSRIPVLRALAMPLQEIEQRARLLRDRIVALASGHLEVSVVEGTSEVGGGALPLEAIPTRLVAVQAAHLTAPVLEGRLHRTDPPVMVRIKGDRIILDPRTVQEDELDTLANLVASVATCS, from the coding sequence GTGGAAAGTCGAACCAGGCTCTTACTCAGACAGCTTCCCTCGGTGGATGAACTATTGCAGGAACCGTCAATCCGAGTGATGGTTCAGACACTGCCGCGCTGGGCGGTCGTTGATGCAATCCGAGAGGTGCTGGAGCGTCGGCGGCGGACGATCGCCACCGGACAGTCCGAATCGGCGCCGGAAGATCCGCTATCCAGGACCGCTCTGATTATTGAGACGCAGCAGATCGCGCTACGACTCCATCGGCCGGCCCTACGGCGTCTCATTAACGCAACAGGCGTGGTCATCCATACGAACCTTGGTCGCGCCCCGCTCGCCGAGGTTGCAGTCGAGCGCATTGTCGAAGTAGCGCGGGGCTACTCGAACCTGGAGTACGACATCGAACGGGGAGACCGGGGGTCCAGACAGGCTCACGTGGAACGGCTCTTATGCCGCCTTACGGAGGCCGAGGCGGCACTTGCGGTGAACAATAATGCGGCGGCGGTGCTGCTGGCTATCAATACGCTGGCCGAGGGGAAGGATGTCATTGTCTCGCGTGGGGAGCTGGTGGAGATCGGCGACTCGTTTCGAATTCCCGATATCATGCGCCGCGCGGGCGGGATTTTGCGGGAAGTAGGGACCACTAACCGAACCTACCTGAGGGATTATGAGGACGCGATCGGGACGACGAGCGCGATGCTTTTGAAGGTCCACACCAGCAACTTTCGAATCCAGGGGTTTGCCAGCCAGGTTCCCATAGCCGAGTTGGTGAGCCTGGGCGAGAAGGCCGGTCTTCCAGTGGTAGAGGATGTAGGTAGCGGCGCCCTCATTGATCTGTCACAGATCGGGCTCTCCAGGGAGCCGATGCCTTCGGAGAGCATTCGCGTCGGAGCAGACCTGGTGACCTTCAGCGGGGACAAACTGCTGGGAGGACCTCAGGCAGGCCTGATAGTGGGGAAGCGACTACTGGTCGAGAAGCTCCGCCGCAATCCGCTCGCGCGCGCTGTGCGGATCGACAAGCTTACGTTGGCCGCCCTGGAAGCGACGTTGCGCCTCTACCTCGATGAGGGGCAAGCCTTTTCCCGCATTCCAGTGCTTCGGGCGCTTGCCATGCCGCTTCAGGAGATCGAGCAGCGGGCCAGGCTTCTGCGCGACCGGATCGTCGCGCTCGCCTCGGGTCATCTTGAGGTCTCAGTTGTCGAGGGGACTTCGGAGGTTGGTGGCGGTGCGCTGCCCCTCGAGGCGATCCCGACGCGACTAGTGGCCGTGCAGGCCGCCCACCTGACCGCACCGGTCTTGGAGGGACGTCTGCACCGGACCGACCCGCCGGTGATGGTTCGGATCAAGGGCGACCGGATCATCTTGGACCCTCGCACCGTCCAGGAAGATGAGCTGGACACGCTGGCCAATCTGGTGGCCTCGGTTGCCACTTGCAGCTAA